A portion of the Malania oleifera isolate guangnan ecotype guangnan chromosome 3, ASM2987363v1, whole genome shotgun sequence genome contains these proteins:
- the LOC131151202 gene encoding probable glutathione S-transferase parC, which yields MADKVVLLDFWPSMFGMRVRIALAEKGRGEYWDGSTELETKRYLPKQESLLLELKPYHRKSPVLIPMNDQMVETLHFELQLYGPGRKLFWSPEEHEDAGMEFIGYLKVLEGELGDEPFFGGETFGFVDIALITFYSWFKAYETYGNLSVESECPKLIAWAKRCLGRESVAMSLVDQDKVSGFIAQVRQELGLK from the exons ATGGCGGATAAGGTAGTTCTGCTAGATTTCTGGCCCAGCATGTTCGGGATGAGAGTCAGAATCGCCCTGGCTGAGAAAGGGCGTGGGGAGTATTGGGATGGAAGTACGGAGTTAGAGACGAAGAGATATTTACCAAAACAAGAGTCTTTGCTGTTGGAGTTGAAACCCTATCACAGAAAATCCCCAGTTCTCATCCCAATG AATGATCAAATGGTTGAAACTCTGCATTTTGAGTTGCAGCTATACGGGCCAGGGAGGAAGCTGTTTTGGTCGCCAGAAGAACACGAGGATGCGGGGATGGAGTTCATTGGATACCTCAAGGTGCTGGAAGGAGAGCTCGGAGATGAGCCCTTCTTCGGTGGCGAGACCTTTGGGTTCGTGGACATTGCTCTGATCACATTCTACAGCTGGTTCAAGGCATACGAAACCTACGGCAACCTAAGCGTGGAGTCGGAGTGCCCCAAGCTGATAGCATGGGCCAAGAGGTGCCTGGGCAGGGAAAGTGTGGCCATGTCCCTTGTTGACCAGGACAAGGTCAGTGGCTTCATTGCCCAAGTGAGACAGGAACTTGGGTTGAAGTAG